In Bacteroidota bacterium, the genomic stretch AAAAATATACATGAACTCCATTTTTATTTAAAAAATTAATGTTTTTTATCAAAGCTTGCATTTATCTGTATTACAGAATATTAACATCATTTTGCTTGTTTTTGTGAATTATGCAGGCTAAAATGCAAATTTATTCGTTGTTTCAAAATTTTAAAATCCTCATTTACAATGATAAACTGCGGTATTAAAATCTCTTACGCCTTGAAATTTGCTATTTTTAGAAGTTTCCTTTATTCTTTTTTTTTATAGGTTTCACCGTTTGTCTCATTTTGACAATGGATCTAAACAACTCTTTTGAACCTTAAACTTTGTATATCTATCAATTGCTCCTCTAATTATTTTCACGATTGAATCATTTGCAATAATAATATTCATCGGGACTATAATATTTGATAAAACTAATATTGCACCCACAAAATCCCAAAACAATTTCCATTTCATTCATTAAATTTGTTACCTTTACGTTTAAAATTGATTTAAAGATAGTTATATGTTGAGTACATGTATTCATAAGTTAAGTACAATCAGCAAATAAAGCAATGGTTAATAAGGGCTAATCTCCCACAAAAAAAATGGAATAAGATATTCTTGTGAAACCATTTAAAATAAAAGAACAGGACGAGTTACTGAAAATCGTTAAGAGTAGGAATCAAAAAATTCAAAATGTTATGAAAAAATTAAGCTGGTTTTTAATGATCCTTTTTGTTGGTATCTTTATGCAAAAAGTTGGTATTGCACAAGAAAGTATTCCTGAACCGGAATTTAGTAAAAAACCTTATTTTTTAAAGGATGGTAAACTTGAAAGTTTAGAAAGAGTAGATGCTAGCCTCGATATAAAAATGAAAGGAATGGGTTACGGAGGAACTGAGACATTTTATAAGGTTTTCAGTACACCTTCTCCAGTACGATTCAGCAAAGAGAACATTCCGGTTTTTTATATTAAACTTGATGGCGACACTGATCCCGCAGAGGTTATTGTCATAGTAAGTGAGGAAACCAAGAAAAAAAAGAAGGGTAAAAGAAGATTTAAAAGTACTAGTACATCAGCATTAGGCAAATCAAGAGATGTTAGCGAAAATCAAAAAGAGTTTTCGGTAAAGAAAATTAAACAGGGATTATACGAAATTAGTATTCCAAATGGGCTAGAGTCTGGAGAATATGCACTTTTAGTGGTTATTGAAGCTGGCCAAAATTATAAACAAAAACAAAAGATTTCCTGTTTTGGAATAGATTAATTCCCCTCAACTGCCGCAAGTTTGTAACTTGTGGCAGGTAATTTCCACACGGTGAGCGAAATTCCAAAACTTTCCATTATTACATTTATTATTGATTTTAAGATAGTTATATGTTTGTTGCATATATTTATATGATGTGTGGCATTTAAAATAAGAAAAATGATTACTACAAAAGAAAACTGTAAAAAGAGAACCTTCAAAGGAGTTGATTTTGAACTTCTATCGAGTGGAAAAAAATCAATGATTACCAAAATGAATTATAAAAATGGTGATAGTATTCCATTTCACAAACATCCAAACGAACAAGCAGGTTATATAATATCAGGAAAGATAAGAATTCAATTTAAGAACAATGACCAAATTCTAACATCTGGAGATTCATACGTAATTGATGAAAACATAGAACATAGTGTTGAAGTGATTGAATCAGGAGAAGTTATTGATGTTTTTACTCCACCAAGAGAAGATTACAAATAATGAAAAACGTTGCCCCCGCTAAGCTAAGTTTCCAAACTTCACTTAAATTACACTCCATCCTAAAATCCCAATTCAATTCTCATTTTATTCATTTAATTTGCTATTTTTACGTTTGTGATTGATTTAATGTAAGTTATGTGAAAGGTGCAAAATTTAGATTGGATTATGCAGGGCTGAAATGAAAGATAATATGAAAAAGAAAAATGGATGATGTATTAAAACGAAATCATAGAATTCGAAAATTAGTTGGAATATTTGTGATGCTGATTATTGCTTCAATATTTGGATTTAGAATTGGAAACATTCTGAATGGAAATTTGTACATCTATTATCAGAGTTATGCTGGTGATTTAATGATTCCTTTTGGAGCATATTTTTTACTTTGTATGAATGAAATTCAGTTACAATTTCTTCGAAAATGGTTTATTAAAGCTCTAATAGTCTTTTGTGTTATGACGTTTAGTGAAATTATGCAATTGTTTGGTTTATATTTATTTGGCGTAACATTCGATTTGGCAGATATTTTAATGTATGGAATTGGTGTAATTTTAGCAGTATTTTTTGATAAACAGATTTTTGAAAAGATATTACCATTTTGGAAATATAATCCTGAAAAAAAATAAAACTTTACACTACAAAAAATATACTGTATTTTGCATATAGTACTAAAAAAAGCCAGCAATAAGCTGGCTTATTCATTATCTAATTCCCTACGCTAAGCAAACTTTCCAAACTACTCTATTATCTAAACTGAAATATTACATTTTTTTAAAAAATTAGCCTGGGAGTCTAATTATTTTGTAATTTTATAGCAATATTTTTAAAATTGATTTTATTTAGAAGTTTTGATTCAAGCAGGCCTCTAAACATCTCAAAATCAAGAATATCACTTATTCTTTCTAAGGGATTTCCAATATTGCATAGGTTTTGATAGGTTTCTTGTTCATCAAATATTCCTCTATTTCCTGTTGTCTTATATTTCTGAATAGCCATAATTGTAAATTTTAATATCAAAATAAAAATACTACTATTTCTGCTGATATTCAATTATTTATGTTCCATATGGAACATTTTAATATCCTGAATATAAAGGACTTATCATAATGTTGATGAGTTTTTTAATGTACAGATTATCAGCGTCTTAAATAAGTAAGTTATTAACAATAATGATGCTCAATAATATAGATGTAACTGCTTATATTTTAACTTGTTAATTTATAGAAGTCCCCTAAATTAAAAAGGAAAACTTATCAAATTCGAA encodes the following:
- a CDS encoding cupin domain-containing protein → MITTKENCKKRTFKGVDFELLSSGKKSMITKMNYKNGDSIPFHKHPNEQAGYIISGKIRIQFKNNDQILTSGDSYVIDENIEHSVEVIESGEVIDVFTPPREDYK